The following coding sequences lie in one Streptococcus suis genomic window:
- a CDS encoding transposase — translation MESQDKVIESLTKTIEIMTNELSLLREQIEYLRQKLYGKSSEKVVYQPGQLSLFGEEILPEEEADLPS, via the coding sequence ATGGAGTCACAAGATAAAGTGATTGAAAGTCTAACAAAAACCATTGAAATCATGACCAACGAGTTGAGCCTCCTTCGTGAACAGATTGAGTATCTGAGACAGAAACTCTACGGAAAATCATCAGAGAAGGTTGTGTATCAACCCGGTCAGCTGAGCTTGTTTGGGGAGGAAATTCTCCCTGAAGAAGAAGCTGACTTACCCAGTTGA
- a CDS encoding transposase, with the protein MGRKFSLKKKLTYPVETETITYKRKKAKGVRQAIFSQFTPEIVHHELQGEDCTCPDCHGQLKEIGSTVQRQELVFIPAQLKRIDHVQHAYKCQACSQKNLSDKIIKAPIPKAPLAHSLGSASIIAHTIHQKFNLKVPNYRQEEDWNKLGLPISRKEIANWHIKSSQYYFEPIYNLLHEKLLEQPILHADETSYKVLENDSQLTFYWTFLSGKHEKKGITLYHHDKRRSGLVVEEVLGDYAGYVHCDMWSAYRQLDKAQLVGCWAHVRRKFFEATPKKTDKTSLGAKGLAYCDRLFALENDWTDLSTEERLHKRQTELAPLMDEFFDWCRNQAVLPGSKLGTAIEYSLKYETTFRTVLSDGDLVLSNNMAERAMKTLVMGRKNWLFSQSFEGAKSTAIILSLLETAKRHGLDAEKYMTYLLEHLPNEETLAKKEVLEAYLPWAENIQEKCK; encoded by the coding sequence TTGGGGAGGAAATTCTCCCTGAAGAAGAAGCTGACTTACCCAGTTGAAACAGAAACGATTACCTATAAACGCAAGAAAGCTAAGGGAGTTCGTCAGGCTATTTTCAGCCAATTCACTCCAGAGATAGTGCATCACGAATTGCAAGGCGAAGATTGTACCTGTCCAGACTGTCATGGTCAATTAAAGGAGATTGGTTCAACTGTTCAACGACAAGAGTTGGTCTTCATTCCTGCACAATTAAAGCGGATTGACCATGTTCAACACGCATACAAGTGTCAGGCATGTAGTCAGAAGAATCTGAGCGATAAGATTATCAAGGCTCCCATTCCTAAGGCACCTTTGGCACACAGCTTGGGTTCAGCCTCTATCATTGCCCACACCATTCACCAGAAGTTCAATCTGAAGGTGCCCAATTACCGTCAGGAAGAGGATTGGAACAAGCTCGGTCTGCCCATCAGTCGCAAGGAAATAGCCAATTGGCACATCAAGTCTAGTCAGTATTATTTCGAACCGATTTATAACCTGTTGCACGAGAAATTGTTGGAGCAGCCTATTCTCCATGCGGATGAAACCTCCTACAAGGTCTTAGAAAATGATAGCCAGTTGACCTTCTACTGGACTTTCTTGTCTGGGAAGCATGAGAAAAAGGGCATCACCCTCTATCATCATGACAAACGACGGAGTGGCTTGGTTGTGGAGGAAGTTCTTGGGGACTATGCGGGCTATGTACATTGTGACATGTGGTCAGCCTATCGGCAGTTAGACAAGGCTCAGCTGGTTGGCTGTTGGGCTCATGTCAGAAGAAAATTCTTTGAGGCGACTCCTAAGAAGACAGACAAGACTTCTTTAGGAGCCAAGGGCTTAGCCTATTGCGACCGCCTGTTTGCCTTGGAGAATGACTGGACTGACTTGTCTACTGAGGAGCGGCTGCATAAACGGCAGACAGAGTTGGCTCCCTTGATGGACGAGTTCTTTGATTGGTGTCGCAATCAGGCTGTCTTGCCAGGTTCCAAATTGGGCACTGCAATAGAGTATAGCCTCAAATACGAAACCACCTTCCGAACCGTTCTCTCGGATGGCGATTTAGTCCTGTCCAACAATATGGCTGAGAGGGCTATGAAGACCTTGGTGATGGGACGTAAAAATTGGCTGTTCTCTCAAAGCTTTGAGGGGGCCAAGTCGACAGCTATCATTTTGAGTCTTTTAGAAACTGCTAAACGACACGGTCTTGATGCAGAGAAATATATGACCTATCTTCTAGAACACTTACCTAACGAAGAGACGCTCGCAAAAAAAGAAGTTCTGGAGGCTTATTTACCATGGGCTGAAAATATTCAAGAAAAGTGCAAATAG
- a CDS encoding signal recognition particle-docking protein FtsY has product MGLFDRLFGQEKQEEQVALVEEVEREQSAFSEDTVTTEVESATQEMEEFQSEVADPELTAEQEAQKQRTLDMMAQYYAAKEAAAARVKEAQEQGFDPAIQTKAKEEPVQEVAPVEQESEQDKYQRTLKKTRTGFGARLNEFFANFRSVDEEFFEELEEMLILSDVGVQVASTLTEELRYEAKLQNAKKTDELRRVIIEKLVDIYEKDGQFSEHINFQDDLTVMLFVGVNGVGKTTSIGKLAYKYKQAGKKVMLVAADTFRAGAVAQLVEWGRRVDVPVVTGPEKSDPASVVFDGVKRAVAEGVDILMIDTAGRLQNKENLMAELEKIGRIIKRTLPDAPHETLLALDASTGQNALSQAKEFAKITPLTGLVLTKLDGTAKGGVVLAIRQELDIPVKLIGFGEKIDDIGEFKSEEFMRGLLEGLV; this is encoded by the coding sequence ATGGGATTATTTGATCGATTATTTGGACAAGAAAAACAAGAGGAGCAAGTCGCTCTTGTTGAAGAAGTGGAAAGGGAGCAGTCGGCTTTTAGCGAAGATACAGTAACTACTGAGGTTGAGTCAGCTACTCAAGAAATGGAAGAGTTCCAGTCTGAAGTAGCAGATCCTGAATTGACAGCCGAACAAGAAGCTCAGAAACAACGGACCTTAGACATGATGGCTCAATATTATGCAGCCAAAGAAGCCGCTGCGGCTCGAGTGAAGGAAGCGCAGGAACAAGGCTTTGACCCAGCTATTCAAACCAAGGCCAAAGAAGAGCCTGTTCAGGAAGTGGCTCCAGTAGAGCAAGAAAGTGAGCAGGATAAGTACCAGCGTACCTTGAAAAAGACACGTACAGGCTTTGGGGCAAGGCTCAATGAATTCTTTGCCAATTTCCGTTCGGTTGATGAAGAATTTTTCGAAGAGTTGGAAGAAATGCTGATTTTGTCAGACGTAGGTGTGCAAGTTGCTTCTACGCTGACAGAGGAGCTCCGCTATGAAGCCAAGTTGCAAAATGCCAAGAAGACAGATGAACTCCGTCGGGTTATCATCGAAAAATTGGTGGATATTTACGAAAAAGACGGTCAATTCAGCGAGCATATCAATTTCCAAGATGATTTGACAGTCATGCTCTTTGTCGGTGTCAACGGTGTTGGGAAGACGACGTCTATCGGTAAGTTAGCCTACAAGTACAAGCAAGCTGGCAAGAAGGTCATGTTGGTCGCAGCGGACACCTTCCGTGCGGGTGCGGTAGCCCAGCTGGTCGAGTGGGGTCGCCGTGTCGATGTGCCAGTGGTCACAGGACCTGAAAAGTCAGACCCAGCTAGTGTGGTTTTTGATGGGGTAAAACGTGCCGTGGCAGAAGGCGTGGATATTCTCATGATTGACACAGCAGGTCGTTTGCAAAATAAAGAAAACCTTATGGCAGAGCTGGAAAAAATCGGTCGTATCATTAAACGAACACTTCCTGATGCACCGCATGAAACCCTCTTAGCACTAGATGCCTCGACAGGACAAAACGCCCTTAGTCAAGCCAAAGAATTTGCAAAAATTACTCCATTGACAGGTCTTGTTTTGACCAAGCTAGACGGTACTGCAAAAGGTGGCGTCGTTCTTGCTATTCGTCAGGAACTAGATATTCCAGTGAAATTGATTGGTTTCGGTGAGAAAATCGATGACATCGGAGAATTCAAGTCTGAAGAGTTCATGCGTGGGCTTTTGGAAGGATTGGTGTAG
- a CDS encoding Cof-type HAD-IIB family hydrolase: MAIKLIALDLDGTLLTSDKRISEANKKALQAARERGVYVVLTTGRPLQAIGTFLEELDLLGENQYSITFNGGLVQENTGRVLDKVGFTIEDVRTIRRVTNDLDLPLDVLYGGDVYSLPSAHESLYLTCNPLLNKIVASDEEMPEDFVYNKAVSAVAADFLDGQIPKIPAELHERFEIFKSRDILLEWSPKGVHKANGLAKLIGHLGIDQSEVMACGDEGNDLSMIEWAGLGVAMANATEEIKSAANVVLPKTNDEDGIAWAIKHYVLNED; encoded by the coding sequence ATGGCAATTAAGTTGATTGCATTGGATTTGGATGGAACACTTCTGACATCGGACAAACGGATTTCAGAAGCTAATAAAAAGGCCTTGCAGGCAGCGCGTGAGCGTGGAGTTTATGTAGTTCTGACAACAGGGCGTCCTTTACAAGCTATCGGTACTTTTCTAGAAGAACTAGATCTGCTAGGGGAGAATCAATATTCGATTACATTTAACGGTGGTCTAGTCCAGGAAAATACAGGTCGGGTTTTGGATAAGGTTGGCTTCACCATTGAAGATGTGCGCACCATCCGTCGTGTGACAAATGATTTAGACCTGCCTCTGGATGTTCTCTATGGTGGTGATGTCTATTCTCTACCATCAGCCCATGAATCACTTTATCTAACTTGTAATCCATTGCTTAATAAAATTGTGGCAAGCGATGAGGAAATGCCAGAAGATTTTGTCTACAATAAGGCAGTTTCAGCTGTGGCAGCAGACTTTTTGGATGGACAAATTCCAAAAATTCCTGCGGAACTTCACGAGCGCTTCGAGATTTTCAAATCGCGTGATATTCTGCTCGAGTGGAGTCCAAAAGGTGTTCATAAGGCAAATGGTTTGGCTAAGTTGATTGGACATCTGGGGATTGATCAGTCAGAAGTCATGGCCTGTGGTGATGAAGGAAATGACTTGTCTATGATTGAATGGGCTGGTTTAGGAGTTGCCATGGCAAACGCAACTGAAGAAATCAAATCAGCAGCAAATGTCGTTTTACCAAAAACCAATGATGAAGATGGCATTGCTTGGGCCATCAAGCACTATGTATTGAATGAGGACTAG